Proteins from one Cryptomeria japonica chromosome 4, Sugi_1.0, whole genome shotgun sequence genomic window:
- the LOC131063543 gene encoding late embryogenesis abundant protein 76, whose amino-acid sequence MSARDNASDAADRTKSYGQEKSGQAQQHAQGVKESAQQKAGEAKEKASQATQQTKEKAGGTAETAKEKTSQASQTAAEKARQAKEQTSTVFQQAGEKVKEVMQGAAETVKKPFSGGNNEDQQQ is encoded by the exons ATGTCGGCTAGGGACAATGCCTCTGATGCTGCTGATCGTACAAAGTCTTATGGGCAGGAGAAGAGCGGCCAAGCTCAACAACATGCCCAA GGTGTGAAGGAGAGTGCTCAACAGAAGGCAGGTGAGGCGAAGGAAAAGGCTTCCCAGGCCACCCAACAGACGAAGGAGAAAGCAGGAGGAACTGCTGAAACGGCTAAGGAGAAAACCTCTCAAGCCTCCCAAACTGCTGCTGAAAAGGCCCGGCAGGCCAAGGAACAAACTAGCACTGTATTCCAGCAG GCTGGGGAGAAGGTGAAAGAAGTTATGCAGGGAGCAGCAGAGACTGTGAAGAAACCCTTCTCTGGAGGCAATAATGAGGACCAGCAGCAGTGA